CAGCATATAACGATTAAAGAAAGAGGCTTTCCAGATGCGGAAAGCCTCTTTTTGTTTCATATGTATGCTTTTTCAAATTTCCATGACGAGAATGGTATCGTAAGGTTTTCTTTTGTTTTGCGGAATACTGAGCGTTGTTCCGAATTTGTTCTGCTGAAAGTTTACCGGCGTGTTGTCATCGAAGAAATAGACTTTTTTCACCTTCTTACCAAAATCCGGGAGCAGGAGGTTAGTATCCTGCATATCGAGAATATGTACAAAAACCTTGTTGTCTTTCACGGTAGTTACACCCCAGCTATGTGGCGAAACAGGACCTCCCCGGGTTCCGTATATCGTTGTGCTGTACCGGTCCATCCATTTCCCGATTTCCCCAAGTGTTTTCACGAATTCCGGTTGTATTTTCCCGTTAGGCATCGGGCCTACATTTAATAGGAAGTTGGAATTGTATCCGGCAGCTTTTACCAGGTAATGAACGAGGTCTTTCGTTGATTTGTAATTATTGTCCTGTAGGTTGAACCCCCATGAATGATTCATCGTTTCGCATGTTTCCAATGGCAATTGTCCAATTTCCGACTCGCCGCTAAAACCGGTTGTGTTGTGGCCGGGCAAATCTTTTTCGAACATCTGGAAATCTTCTCCCGGTTTCGGCGCCTGATGATGATTACTACCAATGAGACATGACGGTTGTAGTTTGTGAATGAGGCTGTATGTTTTATTTAGCCGCCAGTCAGCATCCTGTTTATCCCACCAGCCATCGAACCAAATACCGGCAATGTCACCGTAATTGGACAGCAATTCGGTCAACTGACCGTCCATGTAATCGAGGTAAGCATACCAATCGCCTTTTTCCGGCCGACCGGAATAATGACCGGTATTTCCCCTGGGGTAATAGTTATTTTGGTACCAGTCGAGCTGGGAATAGTAGAAGAAAAGTTTAATGCCCTGTTTGTGGCATTCATCCGCCAGTTGCTTTAGTACATCTTTTCCGTATGGTGTTCGGTCGACGATGTTCCAATCGGTCAGCTTCGTGTCCCACATGCAGAATCCATCGTGGTGCTTGGACGTGATCGTGATGTACTTCATCCCGGCTTCTTTGGCTATTCTTACCCATTCGGCAGCATCGAAGGCGATGGGATTGAAAAAAGCCGGAAGCTTTTCGTACGTCTTCTTATCGATATGCTGGTTGTTCATCACCCATTCGCCGTCACCCAACACGGAATAAACGCCCCAATGGATGAACATTCCGAATTTGGCATTCTGGAACCATTGACGGGCTTCCAGGTTGCCGGGCGTGGGTTGATAATCTTTTTGTGCCATAACGAATGACGAAAACAATGAGAGCAGAACAACGCCTGCCATTTTTCTGAAATGCATGGTGTATTGGTTTAGTTATGATGAGACTAAGTTAGTCGAAACTTTCCGGAAATGCTGTGAGAATATCAGAGCTCTCCGCGAAGTCCGAGTGCATCGGCTTCTTTTTGCATTCCGGCAATGGTTTCGGCCATCAGTTCTTCCAATGGCATGCCCAGCATTTCGGCTCCCTGCATGATGACTTCGCGGTTGGCGCCGGCAGCAAACGATTTGGTTTTCCACTTTTTCTTTACCGATTTGACGGTCAGGTCGAGAATGCTGCGTGATGGGCGAACATAAACTGCGGCGGTAATCAGTCCGGTCAGTTCGTCGGTGGCGTACAGCACTTTTTCCATGGGGAGTTCCGGTTTATCATCGGTGCACATTCCCCAGGCATGGCTCATGATGGCTCGAATGTAATCTTCCGGCCATTCGTGTTCTTCCAGAATTTGGCGCGTCATGGTGCAATGTTGCTCCGGATATTTTTCGTAGTCCAAATCGTGGACTAAGCCAATGATGCCCCATTTTTCCTGGTCTTCACCCATCTTTTCGGCAAAATGTTTCATCACGGCTTCTACGGCCATTCCGTGCCGGACCAGGCTGTCCGAATCGTTATACTGCTTCAGCAACTCCATTGCTTCTTCGCGTGTAGGTATTTTCGACATCTGCTTTTATTTTTTTGATCAGCTTTAAATTTAACAAGAGATTATCGTTCACCCAAGATTCGATACAGTTTTTCCGATTAGTGATTTTTCACCAAAAAAAGGGTGGGGGAATATCAGCTTTTTCCCTGTAAAGAGACTGTTTAGAAACAGATGAAAATCCTTTACGGGAAAGGTGAATCAGCTAATTTAGCATTTCATGACGCACATCGATTTACAGGCTATACTGAGCGAAATTGCCAGCGAGGTAGAACCGTTTTATGGCAAGGGCAACGTCGCCGATTATATTCCGGCTTTGGCCAAAGTTCCCGCCCGGCAGTTTGGTATGTCGGTTTCGCTGTTGAACGGCCAGGAATATGTTATTGGTGACGCAGATGTGCCGTTTTCTATTCAGAGTATCTCCAAGGTATTTACGCTGGTCATGGCTTTTCGCGAAAAAGGCGATGAGGTATGGAAACGGGTCGGACGTGAGCCTTCCGGGACACCGTTTAACTCGCTTACCCAGCTGGAAACTACAGGCGGTTATCCCCGTAATCCGTTCATCAATGCCGGAGCACACGTGGTTTCGGATATGTTGATGGATTTTCTGCCCAATCCACGCCAGTCGCTGCTCGGGTTTGTGCGCATGCTAACGCTGAATGACGCGATTGATTACGATGCCGAAGTAGCCGAATCGGAACGGATTCACGGTGACCGGAACCGGGCTTTGGCCTACTACATGAAGAGCTTTGGCAATATTCATCATGAAGTGGATCAGCTGCTGGACATTTATTTTCACCAGTGTGCGCTATCGATGAGTTGCCGCGACCTTTCGCGCAGCCTGCTGTTTTTGGCCAATCATGGTATTGTTCCTCACTCCGGAGAACAGATCCTGAACGAAAGTCGCTCCAAACGTTTGGCATCCTTAATGCTCACCTGCGGTTTGTACGACGAGGCCGGAGAGTTTGCTTTTCGCGTTGGTCTTCCTGGTAAAAGTGGTGTAGGCGGCGGAATTGTTGGGATCATTCCCGGGTTACTGAGTGTTGCCGTCTGGAGCCCCGAACTGGATGTGTCGGGCAATTCGGTGCTGGCCATGGAGGCGCTGGAACGTTTTACGACCAAACTGGGCATCTCTGTTTTTTAAGCAAGTAACTTCGAAGCTCGTTTGCACAAGGCGGAAGCTCTACCGGCGAAGTCCGAAGCTCATTTGCTCAAGGCGGAAGCTCAACCGGCGAAGTTCGAAGCTCATTTGCTCAAGGCGGAAGCTCTACCGACTAAGTTCAAAGCTCATTTGATCGAGGCGGAAGCTCTACCGACTAAGTTCAAAGCTCATTTGATCGAGGCGGAAGCTCAACCAACCAAGTTCGAAGGTCATTTGATCAGGTTCGAAACTTACCCCTGCTACACCTAAGCTAAGGTATCCCCAATAGTTGGTGATTGGCCCTGGTATTTTCATGGTAAAAATTCCTTACTTTCGTTATAAAATATCATTTCCATGGGTATTCAACGTAAAGATTTTCTGGTGCGCCAGTTTGAAGAGCTTGGCCGGGTGATTGCTGCTTTGCTGGGATTTCGCGATAAAGGCGAAAGCGAAAGAGCACTGCATTACGCGACCGACTCCTTGAAAGGCATGCTGGATAATGATCCGGATTATTATCTCTCTTTTTCAGACAATGAATTCCGAAAGAATCTTCAGGAGCTGTGGAAGCCCGGTATTGCCGGAATGGAAATCCTGTCGGAAATGTTATATCAGCTTGGCTGGATTTATGATGATTTGGGAAAACCGGACGTTGCCTCCAATTGTTTCCGAAAAGTGAAGATTACCTGGGAAGTGCTGGCAGAAGAGCAGGGAACGTTCAATATGGAGCGTAACATGAAGCAGGAAGTGCTGGACAAATATATCTCGAATCATGCCTAGAGCGAAGTAGCTCACCTCGGCTGAGAAGGTTGTAGTTTTAAAAAAAAGATTCCTATGCCACTAAATATCAGAAAGAATTACCGCGAGCGAAAAATCAGGGAAGCCTGGCAGTTGTATCACGATGGTAAACGCGAGGAGGCTTTCAGTAAAGTTCGTTTGTTGCTCAAATCGACCAACAAAGAAGTTCGGCTGGAAGCTTTGCAGATTGCCGGGATGGCGATGTATAAACTGAAGCGGTTTGATCAGGCTATCAACTATTTTCAAAAAGCCTGTAAGCTGGCCAATGCCCGTCACGACTGGTTCAACCTGGCCATGGCCTACGCCAAATCCAAACATGTATTGGAAGCAGAGGCTGCCTTTAATATGATTAACGGAGCGTCGACTAAACATTCATACCAGTATGCCATCTCGCAGCCGCAGATGTTGTATCAGTATTTCCGCGTATTGCGTGATTCGGGGTTTACGCGTGAAGCTTTTGGTCGAATTAATGAACTAAAAGCGATGTATTGTGCATTGTATAAGTCAGAAGAGGATTACCTGGCTTCCAAAGGAATGCCCGGACTTTCGTTGATGATGCGGGAAGCTCTCCCTGTCCTGCAATCACTGGCGGCTGAAAGAGACATGGTTTCCTGGCTGGAGGATTTCGGGAAAAGAATAAAAGAACCTGGTAGTCAGGTTTTGAAGGATTACGTGACGCTGTTGGACGTATAGTTTTTTCTGTCTGCTGGTATCAAAAAATAATTCAGTGAAAACGATTATCGGAATTATGGGACCCGGCGAATCGGCCGGAAAAGAGGTCTGTGCTTTCGCAGAAGCAACCGGTGCGGCTCTAGCTAAAGCTGGTTACGTTGTATTGTCAGGTGGCCGGGCGGAAGGAGTCATGCAAGCCGCAATGAAAGGCGCTGCCAAAGCTGGCGGATTAACCGTTGGTATCCTTCCGGGAAGTGATAAAAAGGGAATGTCT
This Prolixibacter sp. NT017 DNA region includes the following protein-coding sequences:
- a CDS encoding alpha-L-fucosidase, translating into MHFRKMAGVVLLSLFSSFVMAQKDYQPTPGNLEARQWFQNAKFGMFIHWGVYSVLGDGEWVMNNQHIDKKTYEKLPAFFNPIAFDAAEWVRIAKEAGMKYITITSKHHDGFCMWDTKLTDWNIVDRTPYGKDVLKQLADECHKQGIKLFFYYSQLDWYQNNYYPRGNTGHYSGRPEKGDWYAYLDYMDGQLTELLSNYGDIAGIWFDGWWDKQDADWRLNKTYSLIHKLQPSCLIGSNHHQAPKPGEDFQMFEKDLPGHNTTGFSGESEIGQLPLETCETMNHSWGFNLQDNNYKSTKDLVHYLVKAAGYNSNFLLNVGPMPNGKIQPEFVKTLGEIGKWMDRYSTTIYGTRGGPVSPHSWGVTTVKDNKVFVHILDMQDTNLLLPDFGKKVKKVYFFDDNTPVNFQQNKFGTTLSIPQNKRKPYDTILVMEI
- a CDS encoding HDIG domain-containing metalloprotein, coding for MSKIPTREEAMELLKQYNDSDSLVRHGMAVEAVMKHFAEKMGEDQEKWGIIGLVHDLDYEKYPEQHCTMTRQILEEHEWPEDYIRAIMSHAWGMCTDDKPELPMEKVLYATDELTGLITAAVYVRPSRSILDLTVKSVKKKWKTKSFAAGANREVIMQGAEMLGMPLEELMAETIAGMQKEADALGLRGEL
- a CDS encoding glutaminase; the protein is MTHIDLQAILSEIASEVEPFYGKGNVADYIPALAKVPARQFGMSVSLLNGQEYVIGDADVPFSIQSISKVFTLVMAFREKGDEVWKRVGREPSGTPFNSLTQLETTGGYPRNPFINAGAHVVSDMLMDFLPNPRQSLLGFVRMLTLNDAIDYDAEVAESERIHGDRNRALAYYMKSFGNIHHEVDQLLDIYFHQCALSMSCRDLSRSLLFLANHGIVPHSGEQILNESRSKRLASLMLTCGLYDEAGEFAFRVGLPGKSGVGGGIVGIIPGLLSVAVWSPELDVSGNSVLAMEALERFTTKLGISVF
- a CDS encoding tetratricopeptide repeat protein translates to MPLNIRKNYRERKIREAWQLYHDGKREEAFSKVRLLLKSTNKEVRLEALQIAGMAMYKLKRFDQAINYFQKACKLANARHDWFNLAMAYAKSKHVLEAEAAFNMINGASTKHSYQYAISQPQMLYQYFRVLRDSGFTREAFGRINELKAMYCALYKSEEDYLASKGMPGLSLMMREALPVLQSLAAERDMVSWLEDFGKRIKEPGSQVLKDYVTLLDV